Proteins from a single region of Sesamum indicum cultivar Zhongzhi No. 13 linkage group LG5, S_indicum_v1.0, whole genome shotgun sequence:
- the LOC105162845 gene encoding uncharacterized protein LOC105162845 yields MLVANSFDLWQKDTFFSAAEEVQQSADIMESAYRTWLRARREGLIPQHLDELDRELQMALGTAKWQLEEFERAVRLSYRNQGDDITITRHRQFVSAIEDQISRVETALKESLNVEGKKPFRWVNLDEEDCDDLALFLSGAPGTSQRIKDEGVKLGATATGSLGKSNTKEDSSFGSEVGSKMQIQTRGQSSEDVTTSIDDINCIIELQEREFPEAGDEISCQADQITNNRRTWSSPERTPLEIVIDSDEREKTALIEATPKEKGFRPFFWRSRGESYPGAKAVLMHAQMKMVTWINQHWRVAHRSQRQQQGSLVLPVHSIRFLLALMLTIFLVVPFLLYTT; encoded by the exons ATGTTGGTTGCGAATAGTTTTGATTTATGGCAAAAGGACACCTTCTTTTCGGCAGCTGAGGAGGTTCAGCAATCTGCTgacat AATGGAGTCGGCTTATAGAACATGGCTCAGAGCAAGAAGAGAAGGATTGATACCTCAGCATTTAGATGAACTTGATAGAGAACTTCAAATGGCTCTGGGCACTGCAAAATGGCAG TTGGAAGAGTTTGAAAGGGCTGTTCGTCTAAGCTACAGAAACCAAGGTGATGATATTACAATTACCCGGCATAGGCAATTTGTTTCTGCTATTGAAGACCAAATTTCCCGTGTCGAAACAGCCCTGAAGGAGTCACTGAACGTGGAAGGGAAGAAACCATTTCGGTGGGTAAATTTGGATGAAGAAGATTGTGATGACTTggctctttttctttctggaGCTCCGGGTACATCACAAAGGATCAAAGATGAAGGCGTAAAGCTGGGAGCAACGGCAACTGGCTCGCTTGGTAAAAGTAATACAAAAGAAGACAGCAGTTTCGGCTCCGAGGTTGGTTCCAAAATGCAGATCCAGACCCGTGGGCAGAGTTCAGAAGACGTTACCACAAGTATTGATGATATCAATTGCATCATAGAGCTACAAGAGCGCGAATTTCCTGAGGCAGGAGACGAAATTAGCTGTCAAGCTGATCAAATCACGAATAACCGCAGAACTTGGAGCTCACCGGAGAGGACTCCTCTTGAGATAGTTATTGATAGTGATGAAAGAGAGAAGACTGCATTGATCGAAGCAACACCCAAAGAGAAAGGTTTCAGACCCTTCTTTTGGAGGTCGAGGGGCGAAAGCTATCCTGGAGCCAAAGCAGTGCTAATGCATGCCCAGATGAAAATGGTCACTTGGATCAATCAG CACTGGAGAGTAGCTCATAGAAGTCAGAGACAACAACAGGGGTCACTAGTGCTGCCAGTCCATTCTATACGTTTCCTGCTAGCTTTGATGCTAACCATTTTTTTAGTTG TACCGTTTCTTCTCTACACGACTTAA